The region TGCTGCCCCATACCAATGAGGTGCAGGCGGTGCAGATCGTGGCTAAGATTTCTGACGCGGTTTACGGTCTGAAGATTAAGCATTTGCCTTCTCCAGTGAATGCGCGGGTGACGGTGAGTTTAGGGGTTGCAACGCTGATTCCCAGTGCCCACCGTCAGCCAGAACAGTTGCTGAAGATGGCTAAGATGGCGCTGGTTGCAGCAGAGAAGAAGGGCCACAACTGTTTTGTGGTGCATACGCCTTCATCAACTCAGGCCTAGCTTGCGGCTTCAGACTCTGGGTCGTCGTCTAGAGATTGGGGGGTGATGGCAACCGTGAGGCGGTGGAGGGCGGCAATATTTGCGATCGCACCGACCAAAATCAGCAGCGGCAATATCTGCCCAGTGAGTAAGCCCAAAATCACCAAAACCATCCGCACGGCTCGACTGCCAATACTGGCGACCGAGCTTTTGCCCGCCGCTTCGCTTCTGGCCCGAATATAGGGCACCATGGCTGTCCCCAAGAGCGCGAGTAAACCTGCGGCCAAATGAGCACGTGGCGAGATCCAGATCAGGGCTGCGAGGATCAAGAAATCGACGTACCGATCTAAAACGCTGTCTAGGATTGCCCCCTCCGTGGAGGTTGTTCCCCGCTCGCGAGCCAGATCGCCATCAAGGCCATCTAAAAGACCGCTGATAATCACGGCCAGCGCTGCCCACCGAAGCTGTCCTTGAAGAATTAAGCCTCCGGCCAGCACCCCCCCCACCGCGGCAGAGAACCAGGTGATTCGATTCGGAGTAATCCAGGCCCAGCCTGCAAGCAGGCGGGCCAGTCTGATCGTTAGGATTTGAACGGTTTGGTCCAGCCATGAAGTCGGAGCGGTGGGCATGGGGCAGACCTTCTCAATGGATGATCTATCCTATCGCCTAGAACCGGAACTTCCTTCTCTTCTGCCGATGCTTCGCTAACATTTTTCGCTTCCGTTTCTCGATCGGTGTTTCAAAGTGACGATGCTTCCGCATATCCGGGAAAATCCCTGCTTTGGAAACCTCTCGTTTAAATCGACGCAAGGCTGATTCGATGCCTTCGCCTTCGCCAGGAGTAATCTGGGCCATCGAATCTCCTCACTCATGGAACAGCATGTGCAATGGCTATTTCTAACCTTCCCAAAAAACAATAGAGGCGGCAGACACCGCCTCTATTATTGGGTTTATTTGATTTGGCGCAAGAAGATATTGTCTACTGGCGAGGCTTAGCCTTGTTAACTCTCAGATCGCGTCCCATCCACTCAGCGCCGTCGAGGGCATCGATGGCGGCGGTCTCTTCCGCCTCAGAACTCATCTCTACAAAACCAAACCCACGAACCCGGCCTGTTTCACGATCGGTGGGAAGCTTAACGCTTTTGACGGTTCCGTACTCTGCAAAAGCAGTGGTTAGATCTGCGTCTGTAACGTCATAGGACAGGTTGCCTACATAGATTGACATTGTTTATCTCCAAAAGTTAGGGGTTGTGGAGAGTGAAAATTCGGAGAGAAGTCTGTCAATCGAAAAACGTGAAGACCCGTTGATACTAGAAACAAATGCTACACCGATATTTAATTCTCTGCGGTTACTTTAGCACTTTGCTAAAGCTTTGGGCCTGGAAAGGAGATAAAAGCAATAATCACTCAGGCGACTGTGAACGGTTCAATGTCTTTCTGTGTTGTTGCTACTATATGTATAGAGAACAGGCTTTTGAATAGGCCCGTTGTCTGTAACTAGGGAGAACCCCTATGGTGACTCAAAATCAAGACGTCAGTATGCAAAGGGCTTATCTCCTTTGCGGTCTGGGCGTATTTGGCCTATGTGGCCTGCATCGTTTCTATTTGGGTAAGCCCGTCAGCGGTGCCGTTTGGCTTCTCACCTTCGGCCTGTTCGGCATGGGGCAATGGGTTGATTTAGCGTTGATTCCGTCGATTACAAGTGAGCGACGGCGGACCCTCGGTCCACGGTCTGAAACAGACTACAGTGGGCTGCTGCAAAAGGTATGGCAGCAGGTCAGCCAGAAGAAAGTCGACCCTATGCAGGCATTGCTGAATGTTGCGATCGCAAACAACAACGAACTCTCCCTCGGCAGGGCTATCTTGGAAACGGGTCTGACCGCTGATGAAGCTGAAGCACTGTTGCTAGAAGCAGCCCGTCGTGGTCTCGCCCACGTGGGAAACGATCCTGATTCCGGCGCGGTCCGCTACTATTTTGACCTCTAAATAATCCATCCTGAGTCAGAGTCGATTGGTGGTACAGTTGCTGCTGATCCCTACCCTAGGCTGACTCTTGCGTAAGTGGCGACTCTCTGTGATTAGTGTATGCCTGCTTGCATTCCTGACCGGCTGCGGCCTGCTGACCGGGGCTTTGAGTCCTCGCATTGATCATCTCGCGTTGGGGAACCCCAGCAATGCGACACCAACAGGTCTGACGCCCAATAATTATTTGATGACTAAGCCGCAGTTTGCGCTCTCCTATAACCGGAAGCGAGGCATTCCTAACTGGGTGAGTTGGCAACTCGATTCAGGCTGGTTAGGAGATGTGGAGCGCCAAAATGATTTTCGCCCCGATTCGGCGCTGCCAGAACAGTGGGAACGGGTAACGCCAACGGATTACCGCCGCAGTGGTTACGATCGCGGTCACTTGGCGCCATCGGGAGATCGCACTAATACTCAGGTCAATAACTCTGCGACGTTTTTAATGACCAATATTATCCCGCAGGCGGCGGATATCAATCGGGGGCCGTGGGTTGATTTGGAGCAGTATTGTCGCTATCTCGTAGATCGAGGCAAGGAGCTTTACATTGTGGCCGGTGGGTATGGAAAAAGGGATGCCATTGCAACCGGCAAAATCATCCCCCCCAATCGCGTCTGGAAAGTTGTGGTTGTTCTCGATGCTCCGGGGCAGGGGCCTGAGGGCATCAGCCCTCAGACCCGAGTGATCGCCGTGGATATGCCCAATCAAAATGGTGACTCTGACGCGCCCTGGACTGCCTTCACCGTCTCTGTTGACAGCTTAGAGCACCAAACTGGCTATGACTTCCTGCGCAAGGTTCCTAAGTCAGTGCAAGACAGCATCGAAGTTCGAGTTGACCGAGGCAAGCAAAAGATTCGGCGGTAGCGACGTGAGATATCAGGCTGGTGAATAGAAGTTGCGCCTATCAGAGCAAGGTCTGTTTGCACAGACGAAATACCAAGACTTGCGACAATCTGCATCGACAGATTTAACGTTGGATTAAACTCCGCTACTGATTCGGTACTGAAGAGGGTAAATATCCCGTGAGCCATAGGGCACCATCCTCTAAATAAGCGAGGTAACTGTCTTCGGTGGGGAACCACACAGAAGGCTTCCAGCTTGCCGGATCGGCCTCCTGCTGGGGGCGAATGATGCGTCTGTTGCTGATCTTCTCCAAGCCCGCTTGAGCTAGTAAATCTACCCATTGAGTGGCTGAAAGGCTAGTAATCTCAAATCCTAAACCCTCTGGCCACGATGACGTTCCGCTAGAGTCTTGATAATAATCAATGACCAAATCAAAGCGCCCACCTGTCTTTAAAACCCTGGCGACTTCTTTAAGAGCCGCCAACGGTTCAGGGCAATAGTAAATGGCCTCCATCGTGGTCACATTGTCGAAACTCGCCGCAGGCCACGGCAGATGTGCAAAATTGCCAACCTGTAGCTCTGCCTCCGGCGCAGTGTTTTGAGCGGTCTCAACCATTTTGGGAGAGGCATCAATGCCGCAGGTCCGAGAGAACCCTGAAGCTGCTGCCTGCGCCAAAAACGACCCAGTCCCGCAGCCCAAATCCAAGAGAGCCGACTTGTTCGTTTCTCCCGCTAGCTCTGCTAACAAAGCCGTCATCAGAGGCTGATGTCCGGTAGCCATCCGCTGAGCACGGTCAGTACTCGCCCACTGATCAAAAAGGCTGCTGACCTGGGCCGTGGGCAATGATGAAGTTTTTTGACTCGATTCCATAAGAATTAATGCCGAAGTGTAAGTTGCTGAAGTTGCCTAGCAGAGCACCAGTCTGAGATACATGACGGATTTGGGGGGACCCTGATACCTTGCATACAGTTCATGCCGATCTATAACTTAACTAGAGAATTAACAGTGCTCAAAGAAAAACATGATTAGTCTGCGAGACTATACCAGCACCGATGTCGAACGGCTGCTAGAGCTAGCCAATAATAAACGAGTGTCACAATATTTGGTTGACACCTTTCCTTATCCCCGTGCTGACGCAGCCTGGTGGATCAATATCGGCTGTAGAGAGAAAAGCACCATTACGAAAGTAATTGAATATAAGGGCGAGTTTGTGGGCAGCATTGGCCTGACGTCGCAGACTGGCTGGCGACAGCATCTGGCTGAAATGGGTTACTGGCTTGGTGAAGCTTACTGGGGTCAGGGAATTGCCACGGCGGCGCTGCAAGAAATGACAGATACTGCATTTACACTCGGCTACCGAAAGCTCTATGCGCCAGTCTTGGCAACCAATACCGCATCAATGCGTGTGTTAGAGAAGTGTTCTTATCGGCTGGAAGGCATTCTCAAAAGTGAAGTCTTGAAAAATGATCAATACTTTGACATCCATCACTATGCGAGATGCTGCTCAGGGCTAATAGGCTGCGTTTCTGAGACTGGTCCTTAGGATGTCTGTCTGAGTAAGATGTAATCGGTGATACGATTCTTGGCGATGACCGTTGGCACGGCTCATCAATTATGTTGGCGGTCAACCGCGACTTCT is a window of Acaryochloris thomasi RCC1774 DNA encoding:
- a CDS encoding TM2 domain-containing protein; the encoded protein is MVTQNQDVSMQRAYLLCGLGVFGLCGLHRFYLGKPVSGAVWLLTFGLFGMGQWVDLALIPSITSERRRTLGPRSETDYSGLLQKVWQQVSQKKVDPMQALLNVAIANNNELSLGRAILETGLTADEAEALLLEAARRGLAHVGNDPDSGAVRYYFDL
- a CDS encoding GNAT family N-acetyltransferase, whose product is MISLRDYTSTDVERLLELANNKRVSQYLVDTFPYPRADAAWWINIGCREKSTITKVIEYKGEFVGSIGLTSQTGWRQHLAEMGYWLGEAYWGQGIATAALQEMTDTAFTLGYRKLYAPVLATNTASMRVLEKCSYRLEGILKSEVLKNDQYFDIHHYARCCSGLIGCVSETGP
- the rpsU gene encoding 30S ribosomal protein S21; its protein translation is MAQITPGEGEGIESALRRFKREVSKAGIFPDMRKHRHFETPIEKRKRKMLAKHRQKRRKFRF
- a CDS encoding DNA/RNA non-specific endonuclease, with translation MISVCLLAFLTGCGLLTGALSPRIDHLALGNPSNATPTGLTPNNYLMTKPQFALSYNRKRGIPNWVSWQLDSGWLGDVERQNDFRPDSALPEQWERVTPTDYRRSGYDRGHLAPSGDRTNTQVNNSATFLMTNIIPQAADINRGPWVDLEQYCRYLVDRGKELYIVAGGYGKRDAIATGKIIPPNRVWKVVVVLDAPGQGPEGISPQTRVIAVDMPNQNGDSDAPWTAFTVSVDSLEHQTGYDFLRKVPKSVQDSIEVRVDRGKQKIRR
- a CDS encoding class I SAM-dependent methyltransferase; translated protein: MESSQKTSSLPTAQVSSLFDQWASTDRAQRMATGHQPLMTALLAELAGETNKSALLDLGCGTGSFLAQAAASGFSRTCGIDASPKMVETAQNTAPEAELQVGNFAHLPWPAASFDNVTTMEAIYYCPEPLAALKEVARVLKTGGRFDLVIDYYQDSSGTSSWPEGLGFEITSLSATQWVDLLAQAGLEKISNRRIIRPQQEADPASWKPSVWFPTEDSYLAYLEDGALWLTGYLPSSVPNQ
- a CDS encoding CDP-alcohol phosphatidyltransferase family protein, whose translation is MPTAPTSWLDQTVQILTIRLARLLAGWAWITPNRITWFSAAVGGVLAGGLILQGQLRWAALAVIISGLLDGLDGDLARERGTTSTEGAILDSVLDRYVDFLILAALIWISPRAHLAAGLLALLGTAMVPYIRARSEAAGKSSVASIGSRAVRMVLVILGLLTGQILPLLILVGAIANIAALHRLTVAITPQSLDDDPESEAAS
- a CDS encoding RNA recognition motif domain-containing protein, with translation MSIYVGNLSYDVTDADLTTAFAEYGTVKSVKLPTDRETGRVRGFGFVEMSSEAEETAAIDALDGAEWMGRDLRVNKAKPRQ